From Xiphophorus couchianus chromosome 4, X_couchianus-1.0, whole genome shotgun sequence, a single genomic window includes:
- the nkpd1 gene encoding NTPase KAP family P-loop domain-containing protein 1 isoform X1 produces MSLRHRLVSRCRTVFWIKGVFSDSCVPHPTVIMKEVTTDNIYAYALSKTLTKVSSPATVGLYSSCQDRLYVILDQIGVYTNRESLRIEEKSDKGQKPRAVKHSVKDFLVLIVRLLFYTPVWTTENQNRHNVRFLYVNFSAWHFAGSDMLWAGIAIRLFNAMQMNFGKLQLSLYRVTQYDKRDEVKAKEVKDIPNNWISKKVCCCPLWFFLLFIIVVPVVLVVVFFVWVFPNAEIKPEELETEANSEMNLLEGFAIASLGVPAVTLLRFAFQMVKNLIFSQEQNIKRGMDNERISNQLGFMNEVRKEMWFLTQFIKFMEVFERRRIRIVLKITHLDRCSPKKIVGVLEAINILLSDEKSPVLSILAVNPNVLLKKVKFAENCFCKEDRAHALLNRIVTLGFTVPPMCENSKRSLFNSLNNTPGFSEDSFLRWNRDRRTTSSIDLSVVAIEESKESNPLINTNRDTLGVKEDKLEKMVQTILSNGEKKLNKYMLDDAISMKRTISSVWVTVIIMKLLKKEFPDPEHTAAWVVLANQWPCRFSWILQCVEDEKQRAAIDQQNMSSDDSKTLWEVFSESREELYVMRTHIEDLLEQDGDPEVFEALLKDDEFEFTLKNLEIFQVGMVNLDQSIKRELALIRGTCRLENSGWMRNIAPLPVTSLIKMTTDDICEEMERMKLDSMYRETVKKHKLNGSALVFGDTEDLKVLLGMTFGEWATFKQHFLSFVSPDENMLPLPAKIHLSKFLQCVVKT; encoded by the exons ATGAGTCTGCGGCACAGATTGGTGTCGAGGTGCAGAACCGTGTTTTGG atcaaAGGTGTTTTCTCTGACAGCTGTGTGCCCCATCCTACAGTCATCATGAAGGAGGTAACAACAG ATAATATCTATGCATACGCTCTGTCCAAGACGCTAACGAAGGTTTCATCACCGGCAACAGTGGGACTCTACTCTTCTTGTCAGGACCGACTGTATGTGATTCTCGATCAAATAGGAG tgtacACAAATCGGGAGTCTTTGAGGATTGAGGAGAAATCTGACAAAGGACAAAAACCCCGTGCAGTCAAACATTCTGTCAAAGACTTCTTGGTTCTCATTGTGAGGTTGCTCTTCTACACACCAGTCTGGACTACGGAGAACCAGAATCGCCATAATGTCAGGTTCCTTTATGTGAATTTCAGTGCTTGGCATTTTGCTGGCAGTGACATGCTATGGGCTGGGATAGCCATACGACTGTTTAATGCCATGCAGATGAATTTTGGGAAACTGCAACTCTCACTCTATCGTGTTACTCAATATGATAAAAGGGATGAAGTTAAGGCAAAG GAGGTGAAGGACATCCCCAATAACTGGATATCCAAGAAGGTTTGCTGCTGCCCCCTGTGGTTTTTCCTACTGTTCATCATTGTTGTCCCAGTAGTTCTCGTAGTGGTcttttttgtttgggtttttcctaatgctgaaataaaaccagaggAGCTGGAGACTGAAGCAAACAGTGAGATGAATCTACTGGAGGGCTTTGCTATTGCATCCTTAGGAGTCCCAGCAGTAACATTACTCAGGTTTGCCTTTCAGATGGTCAAGAACCTCATTTTCAGTCAAGAACAGAACATTAAACGAGGAATGGACAATGAACGGATCAGCAACCAATTGGGATTCATGAATGAAGTCAGGAAAGAAATGTGGTTTCTGACTCAATTCATCAAGTTCATGGAGGTGTTTGAAAGGAGGAGGATTCGTATTGTGTTGAAAATTACACATCTGGACCGTTGCTCCCCCAAGAAAATTGTTGGAGTCCTGGAGGCCATCAATATTTTACTCTCAGATGAGAAAAGCCCAGTTCTTTCCATCCTGGCTGTAAATCCAAATGTTCtgttaaaaaaagtgaaatttgcaGAAAACTGCTTCTGTAAAGAGGACAGAGCTCACGCACTGCTGAACCGCATAGTCACTCTGGGCTTCACAGTCCCACCAATGTGTGAAAATTCAAAGCGCAGCTTATTTAACAGTCTTAACAACACTCCAGGATTCTCTGAAGATTCCTTTTTAAGATGGAACAGAGACAGGAGAACGACTTCTTCAATAGATCTGTCTGTGGTGGCAATTGAGGAATCAAAGGAGTCAAATCCTCTGATCAACACAAATAGAGATACTTTAGGTGTGAAGGAGGATAAATTGGAAAAAATGGTTCAGACAATACTTAGCAACGGTGAAAAAAAGCTGAACAAGTACATGTTAGATGATGCCATCTCAATGAAGAGGACGATCAGCTCTGTCTGGGTAACGGTCATAATCATGAAGTTACTGAAGAAAGAGTTTCCTGACCCAGAGCACACTGCAGCATGGGTGGTTCTAGCCAACCAGTGGCCCTGTCGATTCAGCTGGATCCTCCAGTGTGTGGAGGATGAAAAGCAGAGAGCAGCGATTGATCAACAGAACATGAGCTCTGATGATTCAAAGACCCTTTGGGAGGTCTTCAGCGAGTCCAGGGAGGAGCTCTATGTGATGCGGACACACATCGAGGACCTCCTCGAGCAGGACGGAGATCCTGAAGTGTTCGAAGCGTTACTCAAGGATGATGAGTTTGAGTTCACCTTAAAGAACCTGGAGATCTTTCAGGTAGGGATGGTGAATCTGGATCAGTCAATCAAGAGGGAACTGGCTCTTATCAGAGGGACATGCAGGCTGGAAAATTCTGGTTGGATGAGGAACATAGCTCCTCTTCCAGTCACAAGTCTTATCAAAATGACCACAGACGACATATGTGAAGAG atggagAGGATGAAATTGGACAGTATGTACAGggaaacagtgaaaaaacatAAGCTCAATGGCTCTGCTCTGGTCTTTGGTGACACAGAAGATCTGAAAGTCCTCCTGGGTATGACATTTGGTGAATGGGCAACTTTCAAACAGCACTTCTTGAGTTTCGTCTCACCGGACGAGAACATGCTGCCATTACCTGCCAAAATCCACCTGTCCAAGTTCCTCCAGTGTGTAGTGAAGACATAA
- the nkpd1 gene encoding NTPase KAP family P-loop domain-containing protein 1 isoform X2 — translation MKEVTTDNIYAYALSKTLTKVSSPATVGLYSSCQDRLYVILDQIGVYTNRESLRIEEKSDKGQKPRAVKHSVKDFLVLIVRLLFYTPVWTTENQNRHNVRFLYVNFSAWHFAGSDMLWAGIAIRLFNAMQMNFGKLQLSLYRVTQYDKRDEVKAKEVKDIPNNWISKKVCCCPLWFFLLFIIVVPVVLVVVFFVWVFPNAEIKPEELETEANSEMNLLEGFAIASLGVPAVTLLRFAFQMVKNLIFSQEQNIKRGMDNERISNQLGFMNEVRKEMWFLTQFIKFMEVFERRRIRIVLKITHLDRCSPKKIVGVLEAINILLSDEKSPVLSILAVNPNVLLKKVKFAENCFCKEDRAHALLNRIVTLGFTVPPMCENSKRSLFNSLNNTPGFSEDSFLRWNRDRRTTSSIDLSVVAIEESKESNPLINTNRDTLGVKEDKLEKMVQTILSNGEKKLNKYMLDDAISMKRTISSVWVTVIIMKLLKKEFPDPEHTAAWVVLANQWPCRFSWILQCVEDEKQRAAIDQQNMSSDDSKTLWEVFSESREELYVMRTHIEDLLEQDGDPEVFEALLKDDEFEFTLKNLEIFQVGMVNLDQSIKRELALIRGTCRLENSGWMRNIAPLPVTSLIKMTTDDICEEMERMKLDSMYRETVKKHKLNGSALVFGDTEDLKVLLGMTFGEWATFKQHFLSFVSPDENMLPLPAKIHLSKFLQCVVKT, via the exons ATGAAGGAGGTAACAACAG ATAATATCTATGCATACGCTCTGTCCAAGACGCTAACGAAGGTTTCATCACCGGCAACAGTGGGACTCTACTCTTCTTGTCAGGACCGACTGTATGTGATTCTCGATCAAATAGGAG tgtacACAAATCGGGAGTCTTTGAGGATTGAGGAGAAATCTGACAAAGGACAAAAACCCCGTGCAGTCAAACATTCTGTCAAAGACTTCTTGGTTCTCATTGTGAGGTTGCTCTTCTACACACCAGTCTGGACTACGGAGAACCAGAATCGCCATAATGTCAGGTTCCTTTATGTGAATTTCAGTGCTTGGCATTTTGCTGGCAGTGACATGCTATGGGCTGGGATAGCCATACGACTGTTTAATGCCATGCAGATGAATTTTGGGAAACTGCAACTCTCACTCTATCGTGTTACTCAATATGATAAAAGGGATGAAGTTAAGGCAAAG GAGGTGAAGGACATCCCCAATAACTGGATATCCAAGAAGGTTTGCTGCTGCCCCCTGTGGTTTTTCCTACTGTTCATCATTGTTGTCCCAGTAGTTCTCGTAGTGGTcttttttgtttgggtttttcctaatgctgaaataaaaccagaggAGCTGGAGACTGAAGCAAACAGTGAGATGAATCTACTGGAGGGCTTTGCTATTGCATCCTTAGGAGTCCCAGCAGTAACATTACTCAGGTTTGCCTTTCAGATGGTCAAGAACCTCATTTTCAGTCAAGAACAGAACATTAAACGAGGAATGGACAATGAACGGATCAGCAACCAATTGGGATTCATGAATGAAGTCAGGAAAGAAATGTGGTTTCTGACTCAATTCATCAAGTTCATGGAGGTGTTTGAAAGGAGGAGGATTCGTATTGTGTTGAAAATTACACATCTGGACCGTTGCTCCCCCAAGAAAATTGTTGGAGTCCTGGAGGCCATCAATATTTTACTCTCAGATGAGAAAAGCCCAGTTCTTTCCATCCTGGCTGTAAATCCAAATGTTCtgttaaaaaaagtgaaatttgcaGAAAACTGCTTCTGTAAAGAGGACAGAGCTCACGCACTGCTGAACCGCATAGTCACTCTGGGCTTCACAGTCCCACCAATGTGTGAAAATTCAAAGCGCAGCTTATTTAACAGTCTTAACAACACTCCAGGATTCTCTGAAGATTCCTTTTTAAGATGGAACAGAGACAGGAGAACGACTTCTTCAATAGATCTGTCTGTGGTGGCAATTGAGGAATCAAAGGAGTCAAATCCTCTGATCAACACAAATAGAGATACTTTAGGTGTGAAGGAGGATAAATTGGAAAAAATGGTTCAGACAATACTTAGCAACGGTGAAAAAAAGCTGAACAAGTACATGTTAGATGATGCCATCTCAATGAAGAGGACGATCAGCTCTGTCTGGGTAACGGTCATAATCATGAAGTTACTGAAGAAAGAGTTTCCTGACCCAGAGCACACTGCAGCATGGGTGGTTCTAGCCAACCAGTGGCCCTGTCGATTCAGCTGGATCCTCCAGTGTGTGGAGGATGAAAAGCAGAGAGCAGCGATTGATCAACAGAACATGAGCTCTGATGATTCAAAGACCCTTTGGGAGGTCTTCAGCGAGTCCAGGGAGGAGCTCTATGTGATGCGGACACACATCGAGGACCTCCTCGAGCAGGACGGAGATCCTGAAGTGTTCGAAGCGTTACTCAAGGATGATGAGTTTGAGTTCACCTTAAAGAACCTGGAGATCTTTCAGGTAGGGATGGTGAATCTGGATCAGTCAATCAAGAGGGAACTGGCTCTTATCAGAGGGACATGCAGGCTGGAAAATTCTGGTTGGATGAGGAACATAGCTCCTCTTCCAGTCACAAGTCTTATCAAAATGACCACAGACGACATATGTGAAGAG atggagAGGATGAAATTGGACAGTATGTACAGggaaacagtgaaaaaacatAAGCTCAATGGCTCTGCTCTGGTCTTTGGTGACACAGAAGATCTGAAAGTCCTCCTGGGTATGACATTTGGTGAATGGGCAACTTTCAAACAGCACTTCTTGAGTTTCGTCTCACCGGACGAGAACATGCTGCCATTACCTGCCAAAATCCACCTGTCCAAGTTCCTCCAGTGTGTAGTGAAGACATAA
- the nkpd1 gene encoding NTPase KAP family P-loop domain-containing protein 1 isoform X3, giving the protein MLWAGIAIRLFNAMQMNFGKLQLSLYRVTQYDKRDEVKAKEVKDIPNNWISKKVCCCPLWFFLLFIIVVPVVLVVVFFVWVFPNAEIKPEELETEANSEMNLLEGFAIASLGVPAVTLLRFAFQMVKNLIFSQEQNIKRGMDNERISNQLGFMNEVRKEMWFLTQFIKFMEVFERRRIRIVLKITHLDRCSPKKIVGVLEAINILLSDEKSPVLSILAVNPNVLLKKVKFAENCFCKEDRAHALLNRIVTLGFTVPPMCENSKRSLFNSLNNTPGFSEDSFLRWNRDRRTTSSIDLSVVAIEESKESNPLINTNRDTLGVKEDKLEKMVQTILSNGEKKLNKYMLDDAISMKRTISSVWVTVIIMKLLKKEFPDPEHTAAWVVLANQWPCRFSWILQCVEDEKQRAAIDQQNMSSDDSKTLWEVFSESREELYVMRTHIEDLLEQDGDPEVFEALLKDDEFEFTLKNLEIFQVGMVNLDQSIKRELALIRGTCRLENSGWMRNIAPLPVTSLIKMTTDDICEEMERMKLDSMYRETVKKHKLNGSALVFGDTEDLKVLLGMTFGEWATFKQHFLSFVSPDENMLPLPAKIHLSKFLQCVVKT; this is encoded by the exons ATGCTATGGGCTGGGATAGCCATACGACTGTTTAATGCCATGCAGATGAATTTTGGGAAACTGCAACTCTCACTCTATCGTGTTACTCAATATGATAAAAGGGATGAAGTTAAGGCAAAG GAGGTGAAGGACATCCCCAATAACTGGATATCCAAGAAGGTTTGCTGCTGCCCCCTGTGGTTTTTCCTACTGTTCATCATTGTTGTCCCAGTAGTTCTCGTAGTGGTcttttttgtttgggtttttcctaatgctgaaataaaaccagaggAGCTGGAGACTGAAGCAAACAGTGAGATGAATCTACTGGAGGGCTTTGCTATTGCATCCTTAGGAGTCCCAGCAGTAACATTACTCAGGTTTGCCTTTCAGATGGTCAAGAACCTCATTTTCAGTCAAGAACAGAACATTAAACGAGGAATGGACAATGAACGGATCAGCAACCAATTGGGATTCATGAATGAAGTCAGGAAAGAAATGTGGTTTCTGACTCAATTCATCAAGTTCATGGAGGTGTTTGAAAGGAGGAGGATTCGTATTGTGTTGAAAATTACACATCTGGACCGTTGCTCCCCCAAGAAAATTGTTGGAGTCCTGGAGGCCATCAATATTTTACTCTCAGATGAGAAAAGCCCAGTTCTTTCCATCCTGGCTGTAAATCCAAATGTTCtgttaaaaaaagtgaaatttgcaGAAAACTGCTTCTGTAAAGAGGACAGAGCTCACGCACTGCTGAACCGCATAGTCACTCTGGGCTTCACAGTCCCACCAATGTGTGAAAATTCAAAGCGCAGCTTATTTAACAGTCTTAACAACACTCCAGGATTCTCTGAAGATTCCTTTTTAAGATGGAACAGAGACAGGAGAACGACTTCTTCAATAGATCTGTCTGTGGTGGCAATTGAGGAATCAAAGGAGTCAAATCCTCTGATCAACACAAATAGAGATACTTTAGGTGTGAAGGAGGATAAATTGGAAAAAATGGTTCAGACAATACTTAGCAACGGTGAAAAAAAGCTGAACAAGTACATGTTAGATGATGCCATCTCAATGAAGAGGACGATCAGCTCTGTCTGGGTAACGGTCATAATCATGAAGTTACTGAAGAAAGAGTTTCCTGACCCAGAGCACACTGCAGCATGGGTGGTTCTAGCCAACCAGTGGCCCTGTCGATTCAGCTGGATCCTCCAGTGTGTGGAGGATGAAAAGCAGAGAGCAGCGATTGATCAACAGAACATGAGCTCTGATGATTCAAAGACCCTTTGGGAGGTCTTCAGCGAGTCCAGGGAGGAGCTCTATGTGATGCGGACACACATCGAGGACCTCCTCGAGCAGGACGGAGATCCTGAAGTGTTCGAAGCGTTACTCAAGGATGATGAGTTTGAGTTCACCTTAAAGAACCTGGAGATCTTTCAGGTAGGGATGGTGAATCTGGATCAGTCAATCAAGAGGGAACTGGCTCTTATCAGAGGGACATGCAGGCTGGAAAATTCTGGTTGGATGAGGAACATAGCTCCTCTTCCAGTCACAAGTCTTATCAAAATGACCACAGACGACATATGTGAAGAG atggagAGGATGAAATTGGACAGTATGTACAGggaaacagtgaaaaaacatAAGCTCAATGGCTCTGCTCTGGTCTTTGGTGACACAGAAGATCTGAAAGTCCTCCTGGGTATGACATTTGGTGAATGGGCAACTTTCAAACAGCACTTCTTGAGTTTCGTCTCACCGGACGAGAACATGCTGCCATTACCTGCCAAAATCCACCTGTCCAAGTTCCTCCAGTGTGTAGTGAAGACATAA